In Cicer arietinum cultivar CDC Frontier isolate Library 1 chromosome 1, Cicar.CDCFrontier_v2.0, whole genome shotgun sequence, one DNA window encodes the following:
- the LOC101495814 gene encoding 1-acyl-sn-glycerol-3-phosphate acyltransferase 3-like isoform X2 produces MAFPATIVILPVGTLFILSGLIVNVLQAIIFVLVRPISRYCYRRINKVLTESLWLELIWLVDWWAGVKVELYADSETFQLMGKENALLICNHRSDIDWLIGWVLAQRTGCLGNTIAIMKKEVKYLPVIGWSMWFAEFLFLERNWAKDEAALKSGFKQLEHKPVPFWMALFVEGTRFTHTKLLAAQEFAISRGMPVPRNVLIPRTKGFVTAVKETRKYIPVIYDCTFTVPKSEPSPTMMRMLKGIPCSVKVQVKRHKIEELPETEEGIAQWCKDAFVTKDALLEKYNTTEIFSELELHGLRRPKTSIFLLWKFSYTHLKQSLLYQTLYPYKTLSSRSFFIQTL; encoded by the exons ATGGCGTTTCCTGCTACAATTGTCATTCTTCCTGTAGGAACTCTTTTCATTCTTTCAGGCCTCATTGTTAATGTTCTTCAg GCTATTATTTTTGTCCTTGTTCGTCCAATATCAAGATATTGTTACAGAAGAATAAACAAAGTGCTCACAGAATCACTATGGTTGGAACTCATATGGCTCGTTGATTGGTGGGCAGGCGTCAAG GTCGAGCTGTACGCAGATTCAGAAACGTTTCAATTAATGG GTAAAGAAAATGCACTTCTGATCTGCAATCATAGGAGTGACATTGATTGGCTTATTGGATGGGTCTTGGCTCAG CGCACAGGTTGTCTTGGTAACACAATAGCCATTATGAAGAAAGAAGTTAAATACCTCCCT GTTATAGGTTGGTCAATGTGGTTTGCTGAATTTTTATTTCTAGAAAGAAATTGGGCTAAAGATGAAGCAGCGTTGAAG TCAGGTTTTAAGCAGCTTGAGCACAAACCAGTGCCTTTTTGGATGGCTCTTTTTGTTGAAGGAACTCGCTTTACACATACAAAACTTTTAGCAGCTCAAGAGTTTGCTATTTCAAGAGGGATGCCAGTACCTAGAAATGTTTTGATTCCTCGTACTAAG GGTTTTGTCACTGCTGTAAAAGAAACGCGAAAATACATTCCAGTCATTTATGATTGCACGTTTACAGTTCCAAAGAGTGAGCCTTCACCTACAATGATGAGAATGTTAAAAGGCATTCCTTGTTCG GTGAAGGTCCAAGTTAAGCGACACAAAATAGAGGAACTTCCAGAAACAGAAGAAGGCATAGCACAGTGGTGCAAAGACGCTTTTGTAACCAAG GATGCTTTATTGGAGAAATATAATACTACAGAGATATTCAGCGAGTTAGAACTTCACGGATTACGGAGACCAAAAACATCAATATTT TTGTTGTGGAAATTCTCATACACTCATCTCAAGCAGAGTCTTCTTTACCAAACACTTTACCCATACAAGACCCTGTCAAGCAGAAGCTTCTTCATACAGACATTGTGA
- the LOC101494308 gene encoding ADP,ATP carrier protein, mitochondrial-like, whose product MMADRNQHPTLTQKFVTTSYGGLERHVLFNQKISSKNYTNAGLQQYYPVFVPSPSEKNFASFATDFLMGGVSAAVSKSAAAPIERVKLLIQNQDEMIKAGRLSEPYKGIGECFSRTIKDEGFASLWRGNTVNVIRYFPTQAFNFAFKDYFKKLFNFKQDKDGYWKWLAGNVASGAAAGASSSVFVYSLDYARTRLASDAKTTKKGGERQFNGLIDVYKKTLKSDGIAGLYRGFNVSIVGIMVYRGLYFGMYDSFKPILLVGNLQDSFVASFALGWLVTVGASVASYPLDTVRRRMMMTSGEAVKYKSSFDAFSQIVKTEGPKSLFKGAGANILRAVAGAGVLASYDKLQVLLLGNKYGSGGA is encoded by the exons ATGATGGCTGATAGGAACCAACACCCAACATTGACACAAAAGTTTGTTACAACTTCCTATGGAGGTTTGGAAAGACATGTTCTGTTTAatcaaaaaatttcatcaaaaaacTACACAAATGCAGGGTTGCAGCAGTATTATCCTGTGTTTGTTCCTTCTCCATCAGAGAAAAACTTTGCAAGCTTTGCAACTGATTTTCTCATGGGTGGAGTTTCTGCTGCAGTTTCAAAATCTGCAGCTGCTCCTATTGAACGTGTGAAGCTTCTGATTCAAAATCAAGATGAGATGATAAAGGCGGGGCGGCTTTCCGAACCATATAAGGGAATTGGAGAATGTTTTAGTAGAACAATCAAAGATGAAGGATTTGCTTCACTTTGGAGAGGAAACACTGTCAATGTTATCCGTTACTTCCCAACACAG GCTTTCAACTTTGCATTCAAAGACTACTTTAAGAAGCTATTTAACTTCAAGCAAGATAAGGATGGATATTGGAAATGGCTTGCAGGTAATGTGGCATCTGGTGCTGCAGCAGGAGCTTCATCTTCAGTATTTGTTTACTCGTTGGATTACGCTCGAACACGCCTTGCGAGTGATGCGAAGACAACGAAGAAAGGTGGAGAGAGGCAATTCAATGGCCTTATTGATGTGTACAAGAAGACATTAAAATCAGATGGTATTGCTGGTCTTTATCGTGGATTCAATGTTTCAATTGTTGGAATCATGGTTTACCGTGGTTTGTATTTTGGAATGTATGATTCTTTTAAGCCAATCCTCTTAGTAGGAAACTTACAG GATAGTTTTGTTGCTAGCTTTGCTCTAGGATGGCTAGTTACAGTTGGTGCTAGTGTTGCATCTTATCCTTTAGACACTGTTCGTAGAAGAATGATGATGACATCAGGTGAAGCTGTCAAGTACAAGAGTTCTTTTGATGCTTTCTCACAAATTGTGAAAACTGAAGGTCCAAAATCTCTTTTCAAAGGTGCTGGTGCTAACATTCTTCGAGCTGTTGCTGGTGCTGGTGTTCTTGCAAGCTATGATAAACTTCAGGTTCTTCTGCTTGGAAACAAATATGGTTCTGGTGGAGCTTAA
- the LOC101495814 gene encoding 1-acyl-sn-glycerol-3-phosphate acyltransferase 3-like isoform X1, with product MAFPATIVILPVGTLFILSGLIVNVLQAIIFVLVRPISRYCYRRINKVLTESLWLELIWLVDWWAGVKVELYADSETFQLMGKENALLICNHRSDIDWLIGWVLAQRTGCLGNTIAIMKKEVKYLPVIGWSMWFAEFLFLERNWAKDEAALKSGFKQLEHKPVPFWMALFVEGTRFTHTKLLAAQEFAISRGMPVPRNVLIPRTKGFVTAVKETRKYIPVIYDCTFTVPKSEPSPTMMRMLKGIPCSVKVQVKRHKIEELPETEEGIAQWCKDAFVTKDALLEKYNTTEIFSELELHGLRRPKTSIFVIVCWSCFIGFLLVLFFLWSSLLSTCHGILLTVLFMVTVTVVVEILIHSSQAESSLPNTLPIQDPVKQKLLHTDIVIKDSEIV from the exons ATGGCGTTTCCTGCTACAATTGTCATTCTTCCTGTAGGAACTCTTTTCATTCTTTCAGGCCTCATTGTTAATGTTCTTCAg GCTATTATTTTTGTCCTTGTTCGTCCAATATCAAGATATTGTTACAGAAGAATAAACAAAGTGCTCACAGAATCACTATGGTTGGAACTCATATGGCTCGTTGATTGGTGGGCAGGCGTCAAG GTCGAGCTGTACGCAGATTCAGAAACGTTTCAATTAATGG GTAAAGAAAATGCACTTCTGATCTGCAATCATAGGAGTGACATTGATTGGCTTATTGGATGGGTCTTGGCTCAG CGCACAGGTTGTCTTGGTAACACAATAGCCATTATGAAGAAAGAAGTTAAATACCTCCCT GTTATAGGTTGGTCAATGTGGTTTGCTGAATTTTTATTTCTAGAAAGAAATTGGGCTAAAGATGAAGCAGCGTTGAAG TCAGGTTTTAAGCAGCTTGAGCACAAACCAGTGCCTTTTTGGATGGCTCTTTTTGTTGAAGGAACTCGCTTTACACATACAAAACTTTTAGCAGCTCAAGAGTTTGCTATTTCAAGAGGGATGCCAGTACCTAGAAATGTTTTGATTCCTCGTACTAAG GGTTTTGTCACTGCTGTAAAAGAAACGCGAAAATACATTCCAGTCATTTATGATTGCACGTTTACAGTTCCAAAGAGTGAGCCTTCACCTACAATGATGAGAATGTTAAAAGGCATTCCTTGTTCG GTGAAGGTCCAAGTTAAGCGACACAAAATAGAGGAACTTCCAGAAACAGAAGAAGGCATAGCACAGTGGTGCAAAGACGCTTTTGTAACCAAG GATGCTTTATTGGAGAAATATAATACTACAGAGATATTCAGCGAGTTAGAACTTCACGGATTACGGAGACCAAAAACATCAATATTT GTTATAGTTTGTTGGTCATGTTTCATCGGCTTTCTTCTAGTTCTATTCTTTTTGTGGTCTTCACTACTCTCCACATGTCATGGCATCTTACTCACGGTGCTTTTCATGGTAACTGTGACAGTTGTTGTGGAAATTCTCATACACTCATCTCAAGCAGAGTCTTCTTTACCAAACACTTTACCCATACAAGACCCTGTCAAGCAGAAGCTTCTTCATACAGACATTGTGATCAAAGATTCAGAAATAGTTTAA
- the LOC101494619 gene encoding uncharacterized protein, with translation MGTPLIFAMAFCLIAMSININAAADKPYYESHPNYYYPPPPPKHAEYPQSGYTHSKLHSHYHHKLTPSYTYKSPPPPSPSPPPPYAYKSPPPKHGEYPQSSYAHAKSQSPYHHKLTPSYTYKSPPPPSPSPPPPYVYKSPPPPSPSPPPPYVYKSPPPPSPSPPPPYVYKSPPPPSPYIYKSPPPPSPPPSYVYKSPPPPSPSPPPPPSPAPPPPYVYKSPPPPSLSPPPPYVYKSPPPPSPSPPPPYVYKSPPPPSPSPPPPYAYKSPPPPSPSPPPPYVYKSPPPPSPSPPPPYIYKSPPPPSPSPPPPYVYKSPPPPSHYVRKHPRYHVPHLYNSPPPPPPYVYKSPPPPSPSPPPPYIYKSPPPPSPSPPPPYVYKSPPPPSPLPAYIHKSPSPSHYVRKHPPYHLPHLYNSPPPPPPYVYKSPPPPSPSPPPPYIYKSPPPPSPSPPPPYVYKSPPPPSPLPAYIHKSPSPSHYVRKHPPYHLPRLYNSPPPPPRVY, from the coding sequence ATGGGAACTCCACTCATCTTTGCAATGGCATTTTGCCTAATAGCTATGAGCATTAATATTAATGCTGCTGCTGATAAACCTTATTATGAATCCCACCCAAATTACTACTATCCACCACCACCTCCAAAGCATGCAGAATATCCACAATCAGGATACACACATTCAAAATTACACTCACACTACCATCACAAATTAACTCCATCATATACATACAAATCTCCACCCCCACCTTCTCCTTCACCACCTCCGCCTTATGCCTACAAGTCACCACCTCCAAAGCATGGAGAGTATCCACAATCATCGTACGCACACGCAAAATCACAGTCACCCTACCATCACAAATTAACTCCATCATATACATACAAATCTCCACCCCCACCTTCACCTTCACCACCTCCTCCTTATGTCTATAAGTCACCACCTCCTCCATCTCCCTCACCACCGCCTCCATATGTTTACAAGTCACCACCTCCTCCATCTCCCTCACCTCCTCCACCGTATGTCTACAAATCTCCTCCACCTCCATCACCATATATCTACAAGTCTCCCCCCCCTCCATCACCACCTCCTTCGTATGTCTACAAGTCTCCACCACCGCCATCTCCTTCTCCTCCACCACCGCCATCTCCTGCTCCTCCACCACCGTATGTCTACAAGTCTCCACCACCGCCGTCTCTTTCGCCACCTCCTCCATATGTTTACAAGTCTCCACCACCACCATCTCCTTCTCCTCCTCCACCATACGTTTATAAGTCTCCACCACCGCCATCTCCTTCACCACCTCCTCCCTATGCTTACAAGTCTCCACCACCACCTTCCCCTTCGCCTCCACCACCATATGTCTACAAATCTCCACCGCCGCCATCTCCGTCACCACCACCGCCGTATATTTACAAATCTCCTCCTCCACCATCTCCTTCACCGCCTCCTCCATATGTGTACAAGTCTCCACCTCCACCTTCTCATTATGTCCGCAAACATCCACGTTATCATGTTCCCCACCTCTATAACTCTCCACCACCTCCTCCACCATATGTCTACAAATCTCCACCACCACCATCGCCATCACCACCACCACCGTATATTTACAAGTCTCCTCCTCCACCATCTCCTTCACCGCCTCCTCCATATGTGTACAAGTCTCCACCTCCACCTTCTCCTTTGCCGGCATATATTCATAAATCGCCTTCACCTTCTCATTATGTCCGCAAGCATCCACCTTATCATCTTCCCCACCTCTATAACTCTCCACCACCTCCTCCACCATATGTTTACAAATCTCCACCACCGCCATCCCCATCGCCACCACCACCGTATATTTACAAGTCTCCTCCTCCACCATCTCCTTCACCGCCTCCTCCATATGTGTACAAGTCTCCACCTCCACCTTCTCCTTTGCCGGCATATATTCATAAATCGCCTTCACCTTCTCATTATGTCCGCAAGCATCCACCTTATCATCTTCCCCGCCTCTATAACTCTCCACCACCTCCTCCAAGAGTCTATTGA
- the LOC101495267 gene encoding xanthine dehydrogenase 1-like, translated as MGSLKKNEETQQDLKVSNDAILYVNGVRRVLPDGLAHLTLLEYLRDIGLTGTKLGCGEGGCGACTVMVSHYDTNLRKSLHYAINACLAPLYSVEGMHVITVEGLGSCRLGLHPIQESLARTHGSQCGFCTPGFVMSMYALLRSSQTPPSEEQIEECLAGNLCRCTGYRAILDAFRVFAKTNNILYTGVSSLCLQEGQSVCPSTGKPCSCNLNSVNDKCVGSYKPTSYNEVDGTKYAEKELIFPPELLLRKPKFLNLTGFGGLMWYRPLTLQQVLDLKAKYPDAKLLVGNSEVGIEMRLKRIQYQVLISVMHVPELNVLDAKDDGIEIGAAVRLSNLLNFFRKVVPQRAAHETSSCKAFIEQLKWFAGTQIRNVSSIGGNICTASPISDLNPLWMAARAKFRIIDSKGNIKTVLAENFFLGYRKVDLACDEILLSVFLPWNRTFEFVKEFKQSHRRDDDIAIVNAGIRVHLQEHNENWVVADASIFYGGVAPYSLPAIKTKEFLIGKIWEQDLLQNALKILQKDIVLKEDAPGGMVEFRKSLTLSFFFKFFLWVSHQMDGVKESIPLSHLSAVHSVHRPSVTGSQDYEIIKHGTSVGSPEVHLSSRLQVTGEALYADDSPMPPNGLHAALILSRKPHARILSIDDSEVRSSPGFVGLFLAKDVPGDNMIGAIVADEELFAVEYVTCVGQVIGVVVADTHENAKIAARKIHIEYEELPAILSIQDAVNARSFHPNTEKHMSKGDVDHCFQSGKCDRIIEGEVQIGGQEHFYLEPHSSFIWTVDGGNEVHMISSTQAPQKHQKYVSHVLGLPMSKVVCKTKRIGGGFGGKETRSAFIAAAASVPSYLLNRPVKITLDRDVDMMISGQRHSFLGKYKVGFTNEGKVLALDLEIYNNAGNSLDLSLAILERAMFHSDNVYEIPNVRIMGRVCFTNLPSNTAFRGFGGPQGMLITENWIQRIAAELNMSSEMIREINFQGEGSVLHYGQILQHCPLSQLWNELKLSCDFVKTREEVDQFNAHNRWRKRGIAMVPTKFGISFTTKLMNQAGALVNVYTDGTVLVTHGGVEMGQGLHTKVAQIAASAFNIPLSSVFISDTSTDKVPNSSPTAASASSDMYGAAVLDACEQIMTRMEPIASRHNFNSFAELASACYAERIDLSAHGFFITPDIGFDWTTGKGNPFRYFTYGAAFAEVEIDTLTGDFHTRVANIFLDLGYSLNPAIDVGQIEGAFIQGLGWAALEELKWGDGAHKWIPSGWLNTCGPGAYKIPSINDVPLKFNVSLLKGHPNVKAIHSSKAVGEPPFFLASAVFFAIKDAISAARVETGCADWFPLDSPATPERIRMACLDEFTASIVNSDFHPKLSV; from the exons ATGGGATCATTGAAGAAGAACGAAGAGACGCAACAAGATTTGAAGGTTTCAAACGATGCTATCTTATACGTTAATGGAGTTCGTAGAGTTTTGCCTGATGGATTAGCTCATTTGACTTTACTTGAATATCTCAGAG ATATAGGTCTGACAGGGACTAAACTAGGCTGCGGTGAAGGTGGTTGTGGAGCTTGCACTGTTATGGTTTCACATTATGATACAAATTTGAGGAAAAGCTT ACACTATGCTATCAATGCTTGCTTAGCACCTCTATATTCTGTTGAAGGGATGCATGTGATTACAGTGGAGGGACTTGGAAGCTGCAGGCTCGGATTGCACCCTATCCAG GAATCTTTGGCTCGTACTCATGGTTCGCAATGTGGATTTTGTACACCTGGTTTTGTCATGTCCATGTATGCATTATTGCGGTCAAGTCAAACACCACCTAGTGAAGAACAAATTGAAGAATGCCTGGCTGGAAATTTATGCCGATGCACTGGCTACAGAGCAATACTCGATGCATTCCGGGTTTTTGCAAAAACTAACAATATCTTATATACTGGCGTTTCTTCACTGTGCCTTCAAGAAGGCCAGTCTGTATGTCCATCAACTGGGAAACCCTGTTCATGTAATTTAAACAGTGTAAATGATAAATGTGTAGGCAGTTATAAACCTACTTCCTATAATGAAGTAGATGGGACCAAATATGCAGAAAAGGAACTTATTTTTCCTCCTGAACTGTTGTTAAGGAAAccaaagtttttaaatttgactGGATTTGGTGGGCTAATGTGGTATCGACCTTTAACACTTCAACAGGTATTGGATTTAAAAGCCAAATATCCTGATGCAAAGTTGCTAGTCGGTAATTCTGAGGTAGGAATTGAGATGAGACTAAAGAGAATACAATACCAAGTTCTGATTTCTGTAATGCATGTGCCAGAACTAAATGTTTTGGATGCTAAAGATGATGGCATAGAGATAGGTGCTGCAGTGAGATTATCTAATCTCTTGAATTTTTTCAGAAAGGTTGTGCCTCAGCGTGCTGCTCATGAAACTTCATCTTGTAAAGCCTTTATTGAACAACTGAAATGGTTTGCTGGAACACAGATAAGAAATGTTTCATCAATTGGTGGAAATATATGTACTGCCAGCCCAATATCGGACTTGAATCCTCTCTGGATGGCAGCTAGAGCAAAGTTTCGAATTATTGACTCAAAAGGAAACATCAAGACAGTATTGGCAGAAAATTTCTTCCTGGGTTATCGCAAGGTGGATTTGGCGTGTGACGAAATCTTGCTGTCAGTATTCTTGCCATGGAATAGGACCTTTGAGTTTGTGAAAGAATTTAAACAGTCCCATAGAAGGGATGATGATATTGCAATTGTAAATGCAGGTATTCGTGTTCATCTTCAGGAACACAACGAAAACTGGGTTGTTGCTGATGCGTCAATTTTTTATGGTGGGGTGGCGCCATATTCACTTCCTGCAATAAAAACTAAGGAATTTCTCATTGGAAAAATTTGGGAGCAAGATCTGTTGCAAAATGCATTGAAAATTCTGCAGAAGGATATAGTACTGAAGGAAGATGCTCCTGGTGGAATGGTAGAGTTCCGGAAATCTTTGACTCtgagtttcttttttaaattttttctgtGGGTCTCTCATCAAATGGATGGCGTCAAAGAGTCCATACCATTATCCCATCTATCTGCAGTTCACTCAGTGCACCGTCCATCAGTTACAGGATCTCAGGACTATGAAATCATTAAACATGGGACATCTGTCGGTTCTCCTGAGGTTCATCTATCTTCAAGACTTCAG GTTACAGGAGAAGCATTATATGCTGATGACTCACCAATGCCTCCTAATGGCTTGCATGCTGCCTTAATTTTGAGTAGGAAACCCCATGCCCGAATACTTTCAATTGATGATTCAGAGGTCAGGTCTTCACCTGGATTTGTGGGCTTGTTTCTAGCGAAAGATGTACCAGGTGATAATATGATTGGAGCAATTGTTGCTGATGAGGAGCTTTTTGCCGTAGAATATGTCACTTGCGTGGGTCAG GTAATAGGAGTCGTTGTAGCTGATACTCATGAAAATGCAAAGATAGCAGCAAGAAAAATTCACATCGAGTATGAAGAGCTCCCGGCCATCTTGTCAATACAGGATGCCGTCAATGCTAGAAGTTTTCATCCCAATACAGAAAAGCATATGAGTAAAGGTGATGTTGATCACTGTTTTCAGTCAGGCAAGTGTGACAGAATAATTGAAGGGGAAGTTCAGATAGGAGGTCAGGAACACTTTTATCTGGAGCCGCATAGCAGTTTCATATGGACAGTGGATGGTGGAAACGAAGTTCATATGATTTCATCCACTCAA GCCCCTCAGAAACACCAGAAATATGTTTCTCATGTTCTTGGTCTTCCCATGTCGAAAGTAGTTTGCAAAACAAAGCGAATTGGTGGTGGATTTGGGGGAAAGGAAACAAGATCAGCTTTTATTGCTGCTGCAGCTTCAGTTCCATCGTATCTGTTAAATCGACCAGTGAAAATCACACTGGATAGAGATGTAGACATGATGATAAGTGGACAACGCCATAGTTTCTTAGGGAAGTATAAG GTTGGATTTACAAATGAAGGGAAGGTGCTTGCATTGGATCTTGAAATTTATAACAACGCTGGAAATTCACTGGATTTGTCACTTGCTATCCTTGAACGTGCCATGTTTCATTCAGACAATGTTTATGAAATACCAAATGTGAGGATAATGGGAAGAGTTTGCTTCACGAATTTACCCAGCAACACTGCTTTTCGTGGATTTGGTGGCCCTCAAGGCATGCTTATTACTGAAAACTGGATTCAGAGGATTGCTGCGGAACTCAATATGAGCTCAGAAATGATAAGG GAAATTAATTTTCAAGGTGAAGGATCCGTTTTGCATTATGGTCAGATACTTCAGCACTGCCCTCTATCCCAGCTATGGAATGAATTGAAGTTATCCTGTGACTTTGTGAAGACCCGTGAAGAAGTTGACCAATTCAATGCTCACAATCGCTGGAGGAAGCGTGGCATTGCTATGGTTCCTACTAAGTTTGGTATATCCTTTACAACAAAGCTTATGAACCAG GCAGGTGCTCTGGTTAATGTCTATACGGATGGAACTGTTTTAGTTACCCATGGGGGTGTGGAAATGGGTCAAGGTTTACATACGAAAGTTGCCCAGATTGCTGCATCAGCTTTCAATATCCCCCTTAGTTCTGTCTTTATATCAGATACAAGTACCGACAAG GTTCCTAATTCTTCTCCAACAGCTGCTTCTGCTAGTTCTGATATGTACGGAGCAGCGGTTTTAGATGCATGTGAGCAAATAATGACACGCATGGAACCTATTGCTTCTCGACACAACTTCAACTCATTTGCTGAG CTAGCTAGTGCGTGCTATGCAGAGCGAATAGACCTTTCTGCCCATGGTTTTTTTATTACACCTGATATTGGTTTTGATTGGACCACGGGTAAAGGAAACCCTTTTAGGTATTTCACATATGGGGCTGCATTTGCTGAGGTTGAAATTGACACCTTGACTGGAGATTTTCACACTAGGGTggcaaatatatttttggatctCGGTTATTCTCTGAATCCAGCGATAGATGTTGGGCAG ATCGAAGGAGCTTTTATTCAAGGTTTGGGTTGGGCTGCTTTAGAAGAACTTAAATGGGGAGATGGAGCACATAAATGGATCCCCTCTGGATGGCTTAACACTTGTGGACCTGGAGCTTATAAAATTCCTTCTATAAATGATGTTCCCTTGAAATTTAATGTCTCACTTCTTAAG GGCCATCCAAATGTAAAGGCAATCCATTCATCGAAAGCAGTTGGTGAGCCTCCATTTTTCCTAGCATCAGCTGTATTCTTCGCCATCAAGGATGCCATCAGTGCTGCAAGAGTTGAAACGGGGTGCGCCGACTGGTTTCCACTTGATAGTCCAGCAACTCCTGAGAGAATTCGGATGGCTTGTCTAGATGAATTTACAGCATCTATTGTTAACTCGGATTTCCATCCCAAACTTAGTGTTTGA